From Trichoplusia ni isolate ovarian cell line Hi5 chromosome 20, tn1, whole genome shotgun sequence, a single genomic window includes:
- the LOC113503829 gene encoding uncharacterized protein LOC113503829 isoform X4 translates to MPVRKQHYQRPEQFDMENASTEELMDEIIRITVFDYKALCAKMANAPIPESERELVNYMRAKYAMESKLVDGYLNKLQETMRDTPPGYIHAAIKQREREIREKLRAG, encoded by the exons ATGCCCGTCCGCAAGCAACA TTACCAGCGCCCTGAGCAGTTCGACATGGAGAACGCCAGCACCGAA GAGTTGATGGACGAGATCATTCGTATCACCGTCTTCGACTACAAGGCTCTTT GCGCCAAGATGGCCAACGCTCCGATTCCGGAGTCCGAGCGCGAGCTGGTGAACTACATGCGCGCCAAGTACGCCATGGAGTCGAAGCTGGTGGACGGGTACCTGAACAAGCTGCAGGAGACCATGCGTGACACCCCGCCCGGGTACATCCACGCTGCCATCAAGCAGCGCGAGCGCGAGATCCGGGAGAAGCTGCGGGCGGGTTAG
- the LOC113503829 gene encoding uncharacterized protein LOC113503829 isoform X3 → MPVRKQHYQRPEQFDMENASTEFFQELMDEIIRITVFDYKALCAKMANAPIPESERELVNYMRAKYAMESKLVDGYLNKLQETMRDTPPGYIHAAIKQREREIREKLRAG, encoded by the exons ATGCCCGTCCGCAAGCAACA TTACCAGCGCCCTGAGCAGTTCGACATGGAGAACGCCAGCACCGAA TTCTTTCAGGAGTTGATGGACGAGATCATTCGTATCACCGTCTTCGACTACAAGGCTCTTT GCGCCAAGATGGCCAACGCTCCGATTCCGGAGTCCGAGCGCGAGCTGGTGAACTACATGCGCGCCAAGTACGCCATGGAGTCGAAGCTGGTGGACGGGTACCTGAACAAGCTGCAGGAGACCATGCGTGACACCCCGCCCGGGTACATCCACGCTGCCATCAAGCAGCGCGAGCGCGAGATCCGGGAGAAGCTGCGGGCGGGTTAG
- the LOC113503829 gene encoding uncharacterized protein LOC113503829 isoform X1, which translates to MDPNQSFLFFSYQRPEQFDMENASTEFFQELMDEIIRITVFDYKALCAKMANAPIPESERELVNYMRAKYAMESKLVDGYLNKLQETMRDTPPGYIHAAIKQREREIREKLRAG; encoded by the exons ATGGACCCTAACCAAAGCTTTCTGTTTTTCAGTTACCAGCGCCCTGAGCAGTTCGACATGGAGAACGCCAGCACCGAA TTCTTTCAGGAGTTGATGGACGAGATCATTCGTATCACCGTCTTCGACTACAAGGCTCTTT GCGCCAAGATGGCCAACGCTCCGATTCCGGAGTCCGAGCGCGAGCTGGTGAACTACATGCGCGCCAAGTACGCCATGGAGTCGAAGCTGGTGGACGGGTACCTGAACAAGCTGCAGGAGACCATGCGTGACACCCCGCCCGGGTACATCCACGCTGCCATCAAGCAGCGCGAGCGCGAGATCCGGGAGAAGCTGCGGGCGGGTTAG
- the LOC113503829 gene encoding uncharacterized protein LOC113503829 isoform X2 has product MDPNQSFLFFSYQRPEQFDMENASTEELMDEIIRITVFDYKALCAKMANAPIPESERELVNYMRAKYAMESKLVDGYLNKLQETMRDTPPGYIHAAIKQREREIREKLRAG; this is encoded by the exons ATGGACCCTAACCAAAGCTTTCTGTTTTTCAGTTACCAGCGCCCTGAGCAGTTCGACATGGAGAACGCCAGCACCGAA GAGTTGATGGACGAGATCATTCGTATCACCGTCTTCGACTACAAGGCTCTTT GCGCCAAGATGGCCAACGCTCCGATTCCGGAGTCCGAGCGCGAGCTGGTGAACTACATGCGCGCCAAGTACGCCATGGAGTCGAAGCTGGTGGACGGGTACCTGAACAAGCTGCAGGAGACCATGCGTGACACCCCGCCCGGGTACATCCACGCTGCCATCAAGCAGCGCGAGCGCGAGATCCGGGAGAAGCTGCGGGCGGGTTAG